The nucleotide window CGAAATAAAGTGAACACCATTatccaaaaatataaattttattggatGCACAAAcaagtttgttttttatttgattcatTTGCGTGTACTTTACTACCTGAATGAAAGACATATAATGTGTATATTGGATCGAAGAATGAGTATTacggattgaaaaattaaattaaaatgatGAACCGTTAGACTTGTAGATATCTGAATGTCCTTATCGAATGATCAGGGCTCGACGAGAAGGCCGCTGAACAAAATTGCGTTGCTGGCAGTGTGACGAATAGCATACATCACTGGCCGATCAACTTCGAATCGAACCACGTTTGGCTCGATTCTAGCGCTTCTGAACATTACGTTGATACCTAAAATAGATAAAACAATTGCATGATGATGCATAACTGGTAATTAAGGTGATTGAATGATTCAGATTTGTAATTGTAACCTCAagttaaaaaaggaaaacactATTTCGACTCACTGGTAGCAACAGCAGCTTCGCTACCTTCTTCGTTCACTTCAATGAACGCCTTCTGAACAATTTTCTTGATTTTAATTGGAACGTCCGCTATGCCGGAAAAGTTGGCGGAATTTTCGAAGACCTCTGAGATCCCCAACTAAATTTTCGGAAGTAAGTAATAGGAGTAAAATTCCTAATAAACTTATTTACTTTACtgtatattaataaataaaagtgcTAAATAGGTAATAAGCATACGAAACTGATATAATTTGTAATATTGTTTTGATACCTTCTGCGCCGTCATTTTCAGATCGAATGTACTTTCTATCTTGAATttcggtaaaaataattcaaccgGACGCAAAGTATTTCGTCTCAACCTCTGGGTCAGATTTACTAGGCTCAGATTGCCCACGACTGTTTTTAGCCCGTTTATTTCATTCGGACGAATTATGATCATGCTCATCAAATTGTCCTGGAAAGAAACCACTTTTGTAAAAACTAACTAAGCTCACTccggtatatatattttttttattgctttttACTCTCTACGTTTATCAAAGTTGTATCATACTTTGTACGGTATTTCGATGAATCTTGCGTCAACTTCGGGAATATCACCGGTTACAAACTTGTGCTGAACATACATAGTCGAGACATTTTTGGTACGTTCTGCATCGAGATGAAAAGCTCTGCGTTTAGTTAGAcgtggaataaattttctgttCCACTGCCCCTTGAAGTAGATCGCATTCACGATGATCAATACAGTATCCGGGGTCATATCATCTGTAAAAACACGTATATTATCGTCGCAGAAAATCCACGTTATAGATTACGACAATATTTATCTCTCGAATTAATCGACTGATGTTTTTGTTTCCGCTAACGCGCGTTAACACAGCCGGCCAATACCTGGAGCGACCAAATCCTTGATGCGATGCATGGTCTGTTCATCGCACCAAGAATTGATGGTGTTGGCAGCAGCATTTGCATGATCAAAGTCCACTTCTTGGTTGGCCGACCGGAATCTAGTGTCAGTCATTGCTTTGAAGTCAGCTTTTACCGGGATCCGAGCGGACGTGAATAACTTGTTAGCGAGACGTAGTTCGACCCCTTGAACAGCCTGAAAAGGACATAGTTCGTCAGTTGTATTCGTTGGTTACAAAACCATGACGATTCCGAAAGTTTTCAGTACGTTCAAAGTATCGATGAGCGACTGATAACCAGATTGGCCGAGCTCATTGTCGTCTGGAATAAAGAGGGCTGTTCGCATTTGGGTAGCAGTCGTACCACCGGCTCCGTATGCAGCCATGGCAAGTGATAGTTGAGCGCTCAAAGACGAGGATATCAGGTTGCCAGGATTGTCGGCAGCAATCACCTGAGAATCGGTCGAATTCGGGAAATATAAGAAAGTTGAAGGTTGATTTTCAGATTTGTGGAATTATGATCTTTTTTAAAGGTAAAGGGTACGTTAAATACTAACCTTTAAAAAGTTATCGGCAAACCTGCAGACATTCTCGGCCATGGCCTGAAGCGCAGCGCTATCGCCATTGGCGGTAACTTGTGCCGATATTGCGAATATTGCAACAAGGAATAACAATACTGAAAAAAGAAGGTGGCTACCAtgaattgtaataatttttgggAATGATTTGCCCACCTTTTATCGTGGAATCGATTGGACAACGGATTTCGTTAGTGATAATTCCCAACGTGATTCAGGACGTATTAACCGTGTGCAAGTAAAAACTACACACCAATCTTGGATTACCTTATAACTGGAAAATCTGTCTCTTTACGATAATTTGGATcggattttttgaaattagtttGAGGATGTAATCTATATTTATTCTtaactattttaattttgttgacaaaaatttttcattacttgtTGACAGTGAGTTGCTGAACAATTACGAATGACATTAATTTAGTCAATTCACTAAATGTCGTAATAAAATAAGTCAAAAGatactttttaaaaaagtgCACTCTGGTGAGGTTATCAGCATCACGGATTGTCGTGTCAACAATGACCTGTTTGCGATACTCATGACCTTCTGCGAAGAccgataaataaattgaaaaaataaccgaTGACTAGTCGACCAGcaaatctcgaaaatttaaaatttttccttctctttttctacagggacaattttttaaaataacaaacaaaacTTGTAACGTCCAAAATGATTGcacattaaaaaatttaatatatttaatgGCTGCTGATTTAATGGACAAAGAAAAAGTAATCTGATACGTGAggtaaattttgaataaactaAACGTAACATATGGATGGCCACTCGTATGTCCgcaaattgattttctttatATCTTCGATTCGAAACACGTTCGGCGTTCAGATTTCCGGATTAACAAAGccgaaatttattatacgttatgTAAATTCGGAatgatattatacatatttcatcAGATGGAGGACCTCGAGTTATCACTCACTCTCGTGCCGTTggatagaaaatattttcaccggtAAACAAAATGCTATTTGGTGAAgcattgaagaaaatattgtgCTTATCCGAATGCCTTACATATAATCTcgataaaaatcgatttttcacacAGTAAAAGATCGTATCGACAATTGGAAGATATGTTACTTTGGGGAAGTTGAGTATAATTTGAAAGCCACACCGAGTTTTCAAATGATAAATACGTCAGTATTGTACTCACGTTTCCGCATGATGAGATCTTCTTATTGAGACGTGAATTCGAAGTGAGCAAAATGCGTTATGTATCCGCCTCTTGCCTGCATCAGCAATATATATAAGATTCAAAGTAATTTCCTCTACGTCTTCCGATTATCAACGAGTACGCGTCATTTTCCTATCAACAAATTTATGTTCCTACGCATCACGGTATTCAAGTGACTACATACTCGTAAGAATACTCAGAAACAAAATGCAGATCCCTACCTTTTTACGCAGTTCAAAAGTGGGGAGTTTCACCGCAGGGGAATGCCAGTTTCAATGGAAGACGTCATTACGTCATTACTTGGCACGTACTCATTACATGCGGAAAATGTATACCAAACAAAGCTGTACCTCACTTTAAGTTGTTCCCGGATTTCATTACGTCACTCAAGACTAACTGTCGACTAATTTATTGACATTGCTGCCTAATCCTTGACCATGGTCGATAAAATACATCGCAATTTACGGTTTTTTTCGCCGCTTTGAATGATCTTAGCGAATAGAACTGTTTCCATCCATACCAAGGTACGGTTCAGTGTACACTAGTCATCCAAGTGAACCAACTTACTCCGTACTGGTCAAATGTGAACTTGGAAAGAAActggatgaaaagaaaaagaagaatcttCTAAAACCTCGTAAGAATTTAAGCTGCGATATTCACTCTCACCATTCACCCATGATATTAATGTAGAGAATTGTGAGCTATGCAATGTCAGTGACATCTGCGGCGACAGCAGCGACGCAGTTTTCTCATACCCTTGCATTCGTCGCAGTAGCAACTGGATACTTTGGCCATTTCACGAGCCATCTGACGTCCCGAAGACGTGAGTTGATTAATGAGGCTGCCGGCCGGGTAAGAGACTTTGGATACGACGTTATCGTCGGTTTCACAGCGTGGCGTGTTGACTTGGGACGGTGATAGGAAAGTAACAAACGTTTGCCAGAGAGCTGATCACGAATGGTCGAGGAGACAAGAGGAACATATACGCTTACTTTGAAAGCCCCATACCTGACGCCAGGAGTTCCTCGGTCTTTTGACTCTGCGATATCATTGTAGAGGTTATTTTTGAACGACAGCAACGACGCCCTGCAGCAGCTGCCTTATTCGTTACTTGTTCTATTCCAGAGGCTTCGGAGTCTTTGACCACCGTGGCAAAGTCGACGGACATGATCGATTACCCCGAAATTATGCGTACATTAGACATTCGAGATTTGACTGGTACTTGTGAATTTTTAGACCA belongs to Neodiprion lecontei isolate iyNeoLeco1 chromosome 5, iyNeoLeco1.1, whole genome shotgun sequence and includes:
- the LOC107219186 gene encoding ovalbumin-related protein X, which codes for MRKLLLFLVAIFAISAQVTANGDSAALQAMAENVCRFADNFLKVIAADNPGNLISSSLSAQLSLAMAAYGAGGTTATQMRTALFIPDDNELGQSGYQSLIDTLNAVQGVELRLANKLFTSARIPVKADFKAMTDTRFRSANQEVDFDHANAAANTINSWCDEQTMHRIKDLVAPDDMTPDTVLIIVNAIYFKGQWNRKFIPRLTKRRAFHLDAERTKNVSTMYVQHKFVTGDIPEVDARFIEIPYKDNLMSMIIIRPNEINGLKTVVGNLSLVNLTQRLRRNTLRPVELFLPKFKIESTFDLKMTAQKLGISEVFENSANFSGIADVPIKIKKIVQKAFIEVNEEGSEAAVATSINVMFRSARIEPNVVRFEVDRPVMYAIRHTASNAILFSGLLVEP